Below is a window of Humulus lupulus chromosome 9, drHumLupu1.1, whole genome shotgun sequence DNA.
CTTCACCCACAAGCACGATCAAATGTAGATTCTCGGACGAGCAATCTTTCAATGCAACAGAACCTTACCACACCTGCGTTTCTTGCCAAGGTTGATAGTTCAACTTCTCTCAATGGGACGACCAGCACATTGACCGAAGAAGGTCAGCAAGATAAAGTTCGTGTTCAATCTGGTAAGGGAAAAAGGTCTACTAATTTCAAAACTAACCGTGCAAGAAGTGGTAACAACCAAAAGCCAAGGCCGAGGGACAGACAACTGATCCAGGATCGGGTGAAGGAACTGCGGGAACTCGTCCCAAACGGTTCTAAGGTGGGTTTCTTTTATTAGTATTTTTTGAAGGGAAAAGTTGCTATGTTTTTAAGATGTAGTTTTCAATCGTTTCTCTTCCACTGACAAAGTACGTTTGATATGGTGAGTTCAGTGTAGCATTGATGGCCTTTTAGATCGTACCGTAAAGCATATGCTGTATCTAAGAAGTGTGACCGACCAAGCAGAGAAATTGAAGGGCTCTCCACATCAGGAGGTATAGCAACAATGATTTTATTAACTGAGATTGCTATAGATATCTACTTTGGCCACTCCAAATCAGAGTGCTACAAATAAAAACTTCACAACAACAACAAGGTTTTATAAAATTAGATGCAGAAGTCAGGTCTATTATCCAACTAAAGTATTGAATCACTAAATTAGTAACATTAGACGCTTCTGACAAGATCTAACAATAGTTCTCCATTGACTTGACCTCGGTTTTAGATTCGTTGACTCAATGTTTTTTCTCATAAATTAAGCTTTAAAAGATGCTCTAAATGAATATCTAGTGGTTTGCTTCCATATGGTCTGATCTGAGGTTTAAATCTTTCTTGGATACAATGACTGAACCTACAAAAATTAGTAATTGGGGCAAATTAAAAAGTAATCTTCAGTTGAGGCAAACTAGAAAATAACAATGGCGATATTATTAGAAAAAAGTCCTTCACGagtactaaaataaaataatataatttttacaTGTAGTAGAATTAGAAGCAATTTTCTTATGGTGGCCAACGCCCCTACATGCCTTCCTTTCCTTTGTTtgtactaaaaaaaattattattgtaTTAATCTTAAATATTACAAGATTCGATGAGAAAGATTGTTGCTTTTTTGGGATATAAATGAATTAGGCGATGAGTTAGTTAAATCCTACTAAGTGGGTTATTGTTGCTCTCAGCTGAATCAACTTCTTGTTTTGCAGGTGGTCAGTGACCAAAACCGTAAATTACACAATAAGAGCGAGGGCACACAAAATGGTACAAGCTGGGGTTTTGAATTAGGAAACGAGCTCCAAGCTTGTCCCATAGTCGTGAAAGATCTTGATAAGCAAGGGCAAATGCTCATTGAGGTTTTGACAACTCAAATTTTCTCACTTTTGGTAACCCAACAAAATAGCTTCCATTATAATCAATCAAATCACTTATTTTATCAACTTATTTAAATTGCAGGTACTGTGTGATGACCACGGCCTTTTTCTGGAGATCACTCAACTGATCAAGCGGTTAGATTTGACTATCTTGAAGGGTGTGATGGAAAATCACTTAGGGGACTCGTACGCTCATTTTGTTGTTGAGGTACAGTTTTGCTGATTGCAAGTTTTTATTCAGTTTGGATCGTGGATTTTCTAGAAAGTgtagaaagaaaaagagagaatatGATCCAATTTCACAAACAACACTGAGAATCTAATTaattatcattatctctgttctTAAATTCAATAAGTCTAATGCTAATAATACAAATAAGTTACATTTTCTAAAGCTTCTGTTTCATTGGTATTTTTCAGACTACCAAGGGTTTCCACAGAATGGAGGTATTTTTACCTTTGTTGCATCTTCTACAGCATGCAAGAAATCGCATCTCGAGCAAGATTTGATCCATCAGAAGGGTACACGAGTCCGAATTCGAATCGAGGTTAAGCATAAGGAGAGGCGAGAGAGTACACGACCCCGCTCGCTGCTACACTCTTCTTTAGCTGTACTTTTATATGTTTTGTGAGCAAATCAGAGCATATGCAGTGTGCCATTTGAATGAGAGaaggattaaaaaaaaaaacaagaactaAGCTTTTCTGAGAAGAATAATTAGTATGTACAATATTGTTACACAAGTCCAAATGTGtgcgagaaagagagagagagagagatgacaaACCAATCTGAGTATTGTGTCTTCTAATTCTAGCAAAACTGTCCAGTCGcgtcatttgtttttttttttttctctttagcATAATCAGCTGTAGCTCAGTTGGGTGTTTCAGCCAGCATCAAGGTGTGCCACCAACCGCATGCAATGTTCCTCGGCACAACACCGGAGATTCTGGTGACTTGCGATGGGGTTCCCCGGTCTACTGAATCGCCCAGGCCAAGCTACATCCAAATAGAATGACATAGCTTTTTAGAAGTGATCGAACTCGTAGTAGTTTGGTCTCTCGGTAAAACCAGAGATCTCAAAAGTAATAGTTTGGTCTCTCTCGGATAAAATCAATATGAAAAAACCTTCATGTTAGATTTTGATCACACTCCTTGTTATGACTTTATGTTTGCCTTTTTAAAGTTTGGTGTGCCAAAAAATGAGTAATCAAATGTAGGACTATTTGCAATTTCCTCTTATAGACTCGTTTAAATGACTTCATTTAACAATGGTGGGAGAAAGTAAAGTTGAAGGGTCATACTTGGCCATATTTGTTCCAACCCCAGCTAAATAACTCACCATCCTCTGCAACCACCATAGCAATAAGGTCAACATTCATAAAATTTGCTTcgaattttttgttattttattaaattgAAACAAAGACATTGAATTTATGTTTAAAGTTTTGCTTGCCAACCTTATTATGTTTcaaaaaatcataataaaattaaaacaaaaaattattattattattattattattattattattattaacatttacataaaaacacagatagaaaatagaaaaaagaatACACGAAAACTTGAGCTAGTTGGGTGTGGTGTGGGAGAGGTCGATGTTCGAACTAATTAATCTAGCTAGGTTTGAACCCATATCTTTTTTCTGATTAGGGCTGAACATTGGTCGGTTTGTACGGTTTTTTTCTATTCTAAAATTCAGATTTCAGTTTTTAATTCAGATTGGTGCAATTCAAAAACTGACCGActtacttacaaaaaaaaaaaaaaaaaaaaaatcgaccaATTTAGACCGCAGTTCGGTCGGTTAAAACCACCCAAACcgaacttgatttttttttaaaatattttttaaggaaatttaagttaaaaaaatgtaaattatTGGAATCTATTTTTTTAAGCTTTTATTTTAATATGAAATTGATTCATTTAATTTGTTAACTTAAAGATTTTAACTTTATGATTTTTAAATCTAAACACATGGTTACATTATTATATCCACAAATTTGGAACCCAAGCATATTCGGTCGGTTTTTTTagctttttattttaatatgaaATTGATTCATTTAATTTGTTAACTTAAAAATTTTAACTTTATGATTTTTAAATCTAAACACATGGTTACATTATTATATCCACAAATTTGAAACCTAAGCATATTCGGTCGGTTTTGGTTTGTACGGTCGGTTTGCGACCAACTTATAAACCGACCAATTTAATATCGGTTTTCGCCAAAGCGGTTTCAGCAGTTTTTAGTTATGGTGGTTTCAATTTTTTCAGTGTTCAGGCAGTCAGTTTGAGCGGTTTAttcaattttttagatttttcacaCAACCCTAATTCTGACAACACAAATGTTTACTATTTTAATTTGGGAAATTTGAACATCTATGCTTTAGAAGACTCCTATTACAAAACCATCACCCACATGTGAaacatttaaaaattataaaaaatgttgGTTTTGGACTAAAATTCTCATTTCATTATTCAAATCTCATTCTCTCTCAAGCTAAACCCCAAATCTCCCACATCTACAAATCTAAAATTCATTTCATCAATATTTATTTTCGTCAAATCACTGCAAAATGACATAAAGATTCAAGTAATCCAGCTAGAAAATATCAACATTTTGAATGCTTAGACTTTTTTTTCAATGGATAAGTACTTCCCACCTAATGTATTGATAGATATAGCTTTAAAGTATGTTAGTACATATTCTGAGTAAATTTTTATTGCATTTTTCTGCATAAATTTTTAATGCAAATTCGATGATAAATTAATTTTGATGTTCTTGGTTGTTGTGTACTCAATTCAATAATTTTCGATATATGAACACCCATTGAACGAAGAATTTTTCTTTAGCACAATCATGCTAATCGTTGAAATGCCATCAAAACTATATCAAAAGTCATCAAATTAAAAACACACCAAGAACATTTAAACTAATTTAGCAATAAATCACCATCAAACACTATCTAACCACCAAACATTCATTGAGTTTGCTTTGAAATTTTTACGCTATAAACGCAATATAAAACCAGAAcgaaaagaattcaaaaaaattagtaagAGTAACACAAAAATAGAAACAGATTTGCTCAAAATGTATACTGCCATACATTAAATCTATACTCATCAATTCATTAGGTCTGGGCACTTATCCATGAAATTTTCTAGTAAAATATTAGTATTTTTGTGAGTCTAAGTTGCTGAACTTTGAATTCTTAGCTAAGCTACttgaatatttatattattttgctGTAGAAATAGCAAAAATATTGATAAAATGAGTTTCAGACTTGTAGATATGGGAGATTTCGGGTTTAGTTTGAGGGAGAATGAGAAGAGAGAGTGAGATGAGAAAGTATTAGAATAGAGTAATGGAAGTGGTATTTTATTCCAAAACGAACTTTTAACCATATTGTTCAAATGTTTCATGGAActattttgaaaacctaaaacTATATACATCCACTAAAGTCGTCAAGTGATATTTAACTCGAGGTAGTATTATTCGattataattaaaaagaaaaaaaaatgatcaacCAAGTGCTTACCTGTGCTTATGATACTGTGACGAGCTCCACAGGATACCAATTTAGCATTCTTCCCTTCCAAGCATGAAGAATCCAAAAGCTTGGGTACACTCTTAAGAAAGTGAAAGATACGTTATGGTCAGTTTCTGCAATTCCTCCTCTCAGAACTAATTTTAACAATAAAATTTTTAGACGAGAGAGAGATGTTAAGCCAAATTTTAAGCACCAAACATTTGATAATAAAACCAGACTAAAAACTATCCCCTAGAAAAGTAAGATTGCATTAAGAAATATAATAGGAAACCCAAGTAAGAAAATAAGTTGATAcaaagttttatatatttttttccttgCATGAAAATGATAATTAAATAGGATAAAATTATTCCAAATTTTTAATAGGATTAAGTTATCCCATGCTAAGTGGATTAATTAAAGAGTCGTTCGGTACGAAGAGTTCACAATTTTTATATTACCGGGCAAGTTGGAGAAGATAATATGATAATTTGGTTGTGctctgtaatttttttttttatgattccTCATAATATCACTTTCTTTGTTCGATTGTACAATtttatattttcataaaattaatataataatataatttatcaaaataataaataatataattataaatatcaaatgacaatttaaaaaattacaaaaatcttCCTTAGactataatttataaacaatttactagtgaaatatttttttaacagaattaaaaaatatagttattaatattatattcaagtataattttttgaaataaaaaaacacatttattttattttttaataatatttcatttgttattttaaactaaagtaatgatataaaaGCTTTATACatcaatttatttatataaacaaacattatttatcattttataatttgatatctctttcacataaaaagtatgtagataatataaatttttagttttaacggtttattTTGTTCACtttaactaaatatttaatagagTATACCTTTAACACTAATTAAAAATcgataattattaattatattcaaattcaaattcaaatttaaatgatataaaatattactattataataatatataatacaatattagatatttaataattatttatattaatataaatttgaatgttataaaatattattatgataataatatataatcttaatttcttactaattatattaatataaatttaaatgatataatatattattattataataatatttaataattatattaatataaatttaaatattataaaatatcattataattataatatataatatataatcttaatttttattaaaaaaatattatttatatttaaaaatattatcatattatatatatatatatatttttaaaaatcataaacaatgttttggttgaattttttatttaatatgtttataacattttttttataaataatgtttatttattttaaagttatatgataatgatataaattaaataaaaataattaataaattctatcaataaaactaaacaaatatgtCTAGTCCAATCCTTCTTTTCAAACATGACCTAGGAGTGTAAACAACCATTTGATGATAAAAGCAGAATCATGGAGCTTTTAATAAATGAATAATATGAACTTGGAGTTATCTCATAAGAGTGTAGACAAGGAGCTTGGATTTTTCTTTTCATGCTCTGATCGAGCTAGCCTCTGATACTTCCAATTAACAAATTCGATTAATAATGTTATTGAAGagctgattttttttaataaacgaACTCAACTAAGACACGTGACTATTTCTCTACAATGAAATGCAAAGAAAGAGGTCTTCTCTGAttcttccttctttttttttttttttttttttgcaaagttTTATAGCGTTTGACAGGTttctgttatatatatatatagtgcgcAACTAAACAGGCAATTCAGCGGTTTCATAATTTGAATTATCCCAGCAAATTatcaaaagaagaaaatgaaatggAACAAGTTATTGAAAGTACCTCAATTTGGTCAGTGCCGGTCCCCAACTGTCCAAACTGATTACCCCCAAAAACATATACCCGGCCCTCATCAGATACACACAGAGTATGCCATAGTCCCGCAGCTATCTTTTCCACTCGAACAGTCGATAATGAATGCACATATGTTGGTCTTAGCTGATCATATGTACCACCTTGTCCACACTGAATTAGAGATGCCAATCATAAAATAAGTAATTAAAGGAAAGTACTCATGCTCGTAAAATGAAATTGAAGCCAAGTATAGGTATTTAGCTGGCCCAAATGCCCATGTCTCCATGCATTATgtgtgatgctggaaataaccgTCCACTGGATTGAGTTTCTAATATGCATAAGCTATGTAGAATATAGACAAGTCATATTTTCCCGGCCATGAATTttattagagaaaaaaaaaatggaaaagctTTTCATCCAATGCAAGCAATAAAATCACCATAATTCTCTGATTTACCTGTCCGTACAGCCCCCAGCCAAAAGTGAGCAGTGCCCCAGCATCTGCATatttaaagaaaacaaaacaccTAAAATACAAAAAACCATCCTATAGAACAGAGAGCCATCTCTGTCTAGCTTTTCTAGCTATTTCCACTCAGAGCTAGCCATGAAAAACATACCAGTTATTATTGCACTGTGCCGACCACCACAAGCAATTGCCTTCACAAAACTTCCAGGAATTTTAGAAGCTTGGGCTGAAAAAATCTTGCTATCTTGCGGAAATGCTGGAGATCTATCTTTTCCAGAAAGAGGTGGGTCAATGCAAGGTATGAGATGTGGAGTAGACACCATCTTTACCCGAGAACCCAAGCCTAGCTGTCCTTCGCCTCCATAGCCCCAACCCCACACCTGTCCCATATCTGaaacttttattaatattatgatatgattCATCATGTCTTTCCCTACATCAAAAATCTTCCATAGCTTCGTACTTCATACAACCTACAAAACTATATGGGGTGACCACAAAGAAGACGCAACTATCCTGAAACACGGCCTCTGCTGACCCATGAGCCGTGACATTGTGGATTACCTGACAATGCTAAAGTGTGCCTGCCACCAGCAGCAACTGTGATTATCCTTATTCCAGAACCTAGAGTTACAATACTAGGTGAAACTGTGAAGAATTCTTCACTAGATATCAAGTTTTCAGGTTCTTGTTTAGCTTGAgtgatttttcttttcttcccaACTTCTCCAGCCTTTTTGTTTTCATGAGAAACCGCTCCAGCTGTCAAACTAGAGCCTTGAGAGCTTAGGTTACCTGTAAAACGTTAAGTCTTAAACATATTAGTCCCCTACAATTAGCTGGTATTCCTGAATGATTTTCCAAAATAATTAAggtttcagaaaaataaaaaattgaagggGTAAAATGATTCAATAATTAACATAAAAACCTACCTTGTTCTGGTATCATTGAGCTTTGTTTACCGACTGTATCCTTCTGCAAACATCCTACAGTAGCCAAATCACAGATAATTTTCCCAGATGGAATGCATTCTTTCCAGCCCCATGTGAATACTTCACCAGTCTCTGAAAATTTAAGAGAAATCATTATCTAGGGAAAAAAAATGTCAGAAGTCAATTAGTAGATCTATTCATTACAAAAAAAATAGCACTATGCCAAATCAACATTGTCTAACTTTTCAAATAAAATACAAGTGAAATGCTTCTGGTATCAGGTATGCGAGGCATATAACCAAAATACTACCAACTTAAAAACCAAAAATTACCTGTAACCGAAACACAATGGGCCCAGCCAGCAGCAGCAGCCTTAACTACCGAAGCCTCAGTTGGCAGGGGAAAGGGTTCGGGAGTTTCCTTAACAAATGCGAAGGATATAAAATATCCAAAATCAATTTCACAGACTATAGTTATCAAAAACCTGACAAATTAAAGGGCATCTAAGTTACCGAATGCTTCCCTGAAGTCAGGTAGATTTGGGTTTCGTCCTCCACAGAACCCCACGTCATGAGTTTCCCAGTCACTAAATCCACACACAATCACAGTTCATAAAACCCATGTCAATCACCATTATGCAAGCATTATTTTTAAAGAGAATCAGAAGATAAAAATTGAACTGAATACTCATAAGTCATAAAACGACATGACCAGCAAAATGAAATAAGTAGTACACTCAAAACTGACATGTAAGATACAATAAACCATGGAAATTGTTTATAgccaaagaaaagaaacaaatttgtttaatcagaTACTCAAAATTCTACTCAAGCTAACGTCAAatcatatataaaatcaattCAGAATTTAAATGTAGATTTTATTATGAACTTTATATCTATCCTTTATTTTTTAAACTTCAACAAGTAGCAGTTTCAAAAGTTTCTTTGCTCTAATTGGTCCTAAATTATTTTTGTCATATGACATGTACTTTTACCCTCGTATTTTGGTAGCGATAGATCCAAATACATCATAATTGTTTACTCATTTCTCAGTACAAATATATCACTGTTCATCAAGGATTGTCGAGATTCAGGAAGAAAAATAAAGTTACTCATACCTAATTagctatttaaaagaaaattgaaAATTGCAGTAATCGCAACAGGAAAGTAAAGATCAAGAATCAACCAGAGACAGCCATGGCAAATCCACAGCCTCCACCACAAACGTCTTTCCAAGAATCTCCACCACCAGGTAACCGGACCGGCATCGGTGATAGTATCGGAGATTTATCCGGCGAGGCTCCCGGTAGATAACCCCACATATACACCGCATCTTCCTTACATTCCTCCATTTTCACAACTTCTCCTCCATCTACTTCATTGCCGTTCATCTCGCTCAGACCTCTAATTCGCACAAGCACCggaagcttcttcttcttcttctcactcactctctctctctctctctctgagctCCAAAAGCTGAAAATCAAGCTCTGAAACGAAGCAGAAGCTCcgatctctctctcttctttttctctctctagaaaaataaaaaaaattgaaaaaaatgttTTCTAGAAACTTATTGGTTTTTACTGGAGAGAATATTTTGGACAAACCATAAATGGGGCCAAGCCGAATCAATTACAGGCAAATAACGGATGCCACGTCATAACCCACGTCGGATACTGTACAGGTGGCGCTATGTTGACCACACAGAAGGATTATTTTTGTGAAGTCACGAGTGAACTAGAACTTTCCGGAAGAAAGACTTCCC
It encodes the following:
- the LOC133801333 gene encoding ultraviolet-B receptor UVR8-like isoform X3; translated protein: MNGNEVDGGEVVKMEECKEDAVYMWGYLPGASPDKSPILSPMPVRLPGGGDSWKDVCGGGCGFAMAVSVTGKLMTWGSVEDETQIYLTSGKHSETPEPFPLPTEASVVKAAAAGWAHCVSVTETGEVFTWGWKECIPSGKIICDLATVGCLQKDTVGKQSSMIPEQGNLSSQGSSLTAGAVSHENKKAGEVGKKRKITQAKQEPENLISSEEFFTVSPSIVTLGSGIRIITVAAGGRHTLALSDMGQVWGWGYGGEGQLGLGSRVKMVSTPHLIPCIDPPLSGKDRSPAFPQDSKIFSAQASKIPGSFVKAIACGGRHSAIITDAGALLTFGWGLYGQCGQGGTYDQLRPTYVHSLSTVRVEKIAAGLWHTLCVSDEGRVYVFGGNQFGQLGTGTDQIESVPKLLDSSCLEGKNAKLVSCGARHSIISTGSVIVSKKDLNLRSDHMEANH
- the LOC133801333 gene encoding ultraviolet-B receptor UVR8-like isoform X1; this encodes MNGNEVDGGEVVKMEECKEDAVYMWGYLPGASPDKSPILSPMPVRLPGGGDSWKDVCGGGCGFAMAVSVTGKLMTWGSVEDETQIYLTSGKHSETPEPFPLPTEASVVKAAAAGWAHCVSVTETGEVFTWGWKECIPSGKIICDLATVGCLQKDTVGKQSSMIPEQGNLSSQGSSLTAGAVSHENKKAGEVGKKRKITQAKQEPENLISSEEFFTVSPSIVTLGSGIRIITVAAGGRHTLALSDMGQVWGWGYGGEGQLGLGSRVKMVSTPHLIPCIDPPLSGKDRSPAFPQDSKIFSAQASKIPGSFVKAIACGGRHSAIITDAGALLTFGWGLYGQCGQGGTYDQLRPTYVHSLSTVRVEKIAAGLWHTLCVSDEGRVYVFGGNQFGQLGTGTDQIESVPKLLDSSCLEGKNAKLVSCGARHSIISTEDGELFSWGWNKYGQLGLGDSVDRGTPSQVTRISGVVPRNIACGWWHTLMLAETPN
- the LOC133801333 gene encoding ultraviolet-B receptor UVR8-like isoform X2, with amino-acid sequence MNGNEVDGGEVVKMEECKEDAVYMWGYLPGASPDKSPILSPMPVRLPGGGDSWKDVCGGGCGFAMAVSVTGKLMTWGSVEDETQIYLTSGKHSETPEPFPLPTEASVVKAAAAGWAHCVSVTETGEVFTWGWKECIPSGKIICDLATVGCLQKDTVGKQSSMIPEQGNLSSQGSSLTAGAVSHENKKAGEVGKKRKITQAKQEPENLISSEEFFTVSPSIVTLGSGIRIITVAAGGRHTLALSDMGQVWGWGYGGEGQLGLGSRVKMVSTPHLIPCIDPPLSGKDRSPAFPQDSKIFSAQASKIPGSFVKAIACGGRHSAIITDAGALLTFGWGLYGQCGQGGTYDQLRPTYVHSLSTVRVEKIAAGLWHTLCVSDEGRVYVFGGNQFGQLGTGTDQIESVPKLLDSSCLEGKNAKLVSCGARHSIISTAWPGRFSRPGNPIASHQNLRCCAEEHCMRLVAHLDAG